ACACTCATCGCCTGCCTGATGCCCGTAAGCGTCGTTGTAAAGCTTGAAGTAATCCACATCCAGCATGAGAAGCGTGAAGGATTTTCCCTGACTCACGGCGCGTTCCAGCACGTTTTCCATCTCACGCCGGTTGGCGGTTTCGGTCAACGGGTCCTGATGCGCCAGGGCGTCGAGACGCGCAATCAGCAGCTGGTTTTGCTGATTGCGCTGCCAGGCTTCGTCGAACCAGCGCAGAAGAATAAAACGCCCGCAAATCAGGATCAGCGTAAAGACAATCCACACCGCTGCGAAGCGCATATTTAACCCGTGATTGAGCACCACGCTGGCGATCGGCAGGGTAAACCACAGCGGGAGCACGCTGGAGAGCAATCCCAAGGGATAGAAATAGAGCGCGGTGACGGCGGTCAATAACAGAATGGTGCACAGGGGCCAGGCATGCGGAAGTTGCCAGTCAACGATAAACCAGTAGCAGCACAGCGCCCACAGCAGCCCCGAGGTGAACAGCACCAGGCTAATCCCGGTGATATGCCGCCAGCTCATGACAATCAGCGCCGCCGACAGGGCGATTACCCCGAGCATTGCAGCATCGACCAGGGACGAAATCTGATGCCCGGATACATGGGCGGGGTCGAAATTGTGTACCAGCGTGTTACGCAGCAAAATCATCAGCGCAAAGCTGACGTGCACGAACGCCAGCCACGGCATGTTGATGGTCAGACCGCGAGAGACCATCGCCTGGCGGGTCGGCCATGAGGCCAGTTCAGAAGAGAGAGGGTGACGTTTTTCCATACATTCACTGTGTTAGAAGAAGAGAGCCGGCAGGCTGGCCGCTCAACGGCCTGCCTGCCGGAAAGGTTACGGTGTCACAATGTTGAACCAGAATTCAAACTTATCCATATAGCCCAGCATCTGATCCAGTTTAGCGCCGTCACCGGTCACTTTCACGTCGCCGCTGTCCTGTGCCTGTTTCAGCGTCACTTCTTTGAGGATGATTTTATTCAGCGTGTCGCGGTTGAGTGCAATGGTCGTGTCCGCGTCTTTTGCTTCGGTATTGGCCGTGTGGTTAAGCACGCCGTTTTCCAGCTCGAGCTTGTATTTTCCGCCGTCGCTGCCGAGATCGATGTTAAACACCGATTTCGCATCACCGGCTTTTTCGCCGTTGATATGCACCGCCAGATAGTCGAAGAACATCTCTGGGGTCATGGCGCGTACGGTATCCGGGCTGGCGGTATTCGGCGTTGGCAGTTTCTGCACGCCATTGCGTAACTCCTGCGCGCCGGTCAGGTAGAAGTTACGCCACGGGCCAGATTCTGCCTGATAGCCGAGCTGTTCCAGTGCATCGGCCTCCAGATTGCGCGCCGCCTGGTTATTCGGATCGGCAAACACCACTTTGCTGACCACCTGCGCC
Above is a window of Lelliottia jeotgali DNA encoding:
- a CDS encoding Two-component response regulator; translated protein: MEKRHPLSSELASWPTRQAMVSRGLTINMPWLAFVHVSFALMILLRNTLVHNFDPAHVSGHQISSLVDAAMLGVIALSAALIVMSWRHITGISLVLFTSGLLWALCCYWFIVDWQLPHAWPLCTILLLTAVTALYFYPLGLLSSVLPLWFTLPIASVVLNHGLNMRFAAVWIVFTLILICGRFILLRWFDEAWQRNQQNQLLIARLDALAHQDPLTETANRREMENVLERAVSQGKSFTLLMLDVDYFKLYNDAYGHQAGDECLVRVAQALKASVRTPEDLVSRYGGEEFLLILFNCPSEAAEQVAQRIQENLRRAGIAHKASKASEHVTASMGIAGMTAGLTADELVAQADAALYRAKEGGRNRWAL